Within the Pseudomonas oryzae genome, the region CTCGCCGATGACCTCATCAATGTCGGAGAACGGCGTAGCCACGAGCACCGGGCCGAACACTTCCTGGGTTAGCAGGCGGATGTCATTCTTGGATCGATTAGCGAACACTGTCGGCTTGACGAAATAGCCCTGCGCTAGCGGTGCCTCCAGACCGCCACAGAGAAGCTCGGCACCGTCTTCCAGGCCACTGCGAATGTGCTTGAGAACATTCTCGTGATGCTTTTTCGAGACCATGGGCCCCATCTGCACACCTTCGTCCAGTCCAGAGCCGAGCACGATGCTTTCCCCTATACGTCCAAGACGTTCGAGCACATCGTCGTAGATGCTTGCATGCACGTAGAGGCGCGAGCCGGCAGTGCATACCTGACCGTGGTTGAAGAAGATCGCTGCGGCGGCGCCTTCGGCAGCCTTCTGCGGGTCGCAGTCGGGCAGGACGATCACCGGGCTCTTGCCACCCAGTTCCAGTGATACCGGCTTCAGGCTCTGGCCGCAGGCCGCGCCGATGATCCGCCCAACCTCAGTGGAACCGGTGAAAGCGACCTTGTTTACGCGCGGATGACGTACCAAGGCATCGCCCGCCGTCTCTCCGCGCCCGGTAATCACGTTCAGCGCGCCGGCGGGCAGCCCGGCCTCCAAGGCCAGTTCGCCCAGGCGCAGGGCGGTCAGCGGGGTTTCCTCGGCAGGTTTGAGTACCACGGTGTTGCCACAGGCCAGTGCCGGGGCGATCTTCCACACAGCCATCAGCAACGGGAAGTTCCAGGGAATGATCGCGCCGACCACCCCGACTGGAACGCGGCGGGTCGATGCCTGTACACGCACATCTGGCGGCAGTGGCAGGGAAACGTCCAGGGTATTGCCGCTGATCTTGGTTGCCCAGCCAGCCATGTAGCGCAACCATTGGGCGCTGGCACCGACCTCCAGAAGCCGCGAGTAGGCCAAGAGTTTGCCGTTGTTCAACGTCTCCAGCCGGGCTAACTCATCGGCATTGGCTTCAAGAAGATCGGCCAAGCGCAGCAGGATCGCTTCACGCCGGACTGGAGCCATTCGCCGCCAGGCTGCAGAGCGGAAGGTTTCGGCAGCGCTCTCCACTGCGAGGTTCACGTCATCAGCACTGGCGTCCGGCACGTTGGTCAGCGGATGCCCAGTGGCCGGGTTGAATACAGTCAGCGAGGCGCCGGAGCGGGCGTCTGTCCGGTTACCGTGGATGAGCATCTGGCTCGGCAGGGTGGTTTTAGGGCTTTGAGTCGCAATGCTAGTCATCGTCAGATTCCTTGTTGTTCCGTCATGGTGTGCCCGCTGGATTTGGCGGCGCTGGGTGATTTCAACGCCTGATAACCGATCACGGCCAAGGCGCCGAGCGCGAGAACACCGAACAGGTAGGCGGGGGCCAAGGCAAGGAAGCTGTAGATATCTCCGGGGCCGAACTGGTTGGCGCCAAAGGTCAGGCCGCGGTTGAGCGAAAAATTTGAAAAGAAGTAGAAGCCGACGTTGGACCAGCCATCCAGGATAATGATCCAGCCAAGCAAGCGACTGGTCTTTTCGGCGAGGCCGAGGCTAGGCAGGACGAAGGCAACGGCAATCACCATCATGCCGTTCAGTGCGGGGCCGGAGTGGGCGCGAGCCCAGCCCTCCGGCGTGCCTGGCACACTGAATTCGAGGATGTAGCCGGGGACTATTTCGAAACCGCCGACCAGGTGCATCCACAGGCCAACCCCAAACAGCAGGGTACAGAAGATCATCAGGATGCCGTGACCGGCCATCTTGCGTTCGAAGGCATTGAGCATGGTTATCTCCTTGTTCCCGCGAGGCAGCGGCAATGATGGCGCTGAACCGGGAGTTCTTGTTGTATGGGAGTTTTGCTGGGGTCAACCTAGCGGCACAGGGTTGCCGTGATAGCGACTGGCGAAGAACAACAGCGGCTTTGGTGACTGCAAACTTGGGCGGCCGCAGGCGGTAACCCGTGCGATGAACAGGGTGTGGTCGTGGACCGTCACGCTTTTCTCAACTTCGCACTCTAACCAAGCCAGCGCGCCCTGCAGGGTCGGCAACTCCTCCTGCACGACGAAAGCCGGGGGCTGGCACTCGTCTGGCACGCGCTTGCTGAAGTAAGCGGAGAATGCCTGCTGGTCCTCGCCGAGGATGCTGACGCCGTAGCGACCACTCTGGCTAATCAGGTCATGCATGCGCCCGGGCTTGAGCGACACCATAACGGTAGGCGGGTCCAGGCTTAAGGAGGTGAAACTGTTCACGGTCATGCCGTGCACCTTGCATTCTTCGGTCTCGGCACTGATCACGGCAATGCCGGTGGCGAAGAGGGCGACCGACTGCCGAAAGCAGGTCGGATCGACATAGACGGAAACCGCGAGCTCTTGAGTGTTCATGTCATTCACCTTCAATTCGGGGGGACGCTGGCCCCGCGGGCCAGCGGCAGGGCCGGTCAGGCGGCGACGTCGGGTGCAAATTTGTTGCACCAGTTGCCGATGCGTTCAGGACTCGAGAAGTAGTCCCACTGGCGCTCGGGGTAGTTGAAGTTGTCTGTGAACTCGTCAGCCATCTCACGGCTCTGGCTGAGCACCTGGAGGAACTGCACAAATGCTGGCGGCAGTTGCGACAGGGCTGTGAGAGTGAAATTTGTCCAGCGGGTAGCGCAGGTCACTCGATCCTGCCGGCGCCGCTCCAGGTGTTCACAGAAGCGCTGGTCGTAGACCGACTGAGCGACAATCTCCTCGCCAAGAACCCAGGCTGCATAGGAGGCCATGTTGGCACCCTGACCGAGGACCGGGTCAACGGTGGCCTGTACGTCGCCCAGGCCGATGATGGTGCGACCATTCCTTAGCTGGGCATGGCCATTGCGATATACCGGCACCACGCCGCCCTGGAGGATATCCAGCGAGCCGTTAGCGAGGTCGAACTCATCCGGGTCAATGCGCTCGGCGACAGACGGATGGTGTTTGCGGAGCTTATCCAGCAAGAGGGAGAGGAAAGCTTGGGGATCGTCGTCATATTTGGTGTTCGCGAGAATCTCCAAATCTCCGCCGATGTGGTTTTCCAGCACCAGCGCGGTGACCATACCGTTGAAAGACAGGGTGGGGATCTCGATCAGCTCGCCTTGACCGGGTGAGAAGGACATGGTCACGGCGCGGATCTGAGACTCCTTGATGCCCTTGAACAGGCCGACACAAAGGGCGCGCTGCGGCTTCTCGAATGGAGAGTTCTCGGGCTGCTTGTCGAACAGCTGGCCGAGGGCGAACTTGCCGGTGCAAACCACCAGAAGATCGTACTGCTCGGATAGTGCCTCGAGGTCATCAGCGGTGACCGTGTCGTAGCTGAACTTGCCGCCGCGAGCCTCGAGAGCACGCATCAGCATCGGCAGGTACATACGGTAATCTACTGCGCGGCTCGGCTCCTTGAGGTCGCCGTAGAACTGCATGGGCTGCGGGGTACCAACGTAGTAGTAGTGGCCGAAGTAGCCATATTGGTCGGACGGCCATTCGTTGACGCCCAAGGCCTCCTCGCGCTGGACGGTAACCGCGTGATGAGCAACGGTGTTGAGCAGGCGAAGGTCGCTGTAATCGTCCGGCTTCCGGTCGGTGTAGACAGTGACGTCGATGTCATGCTGGCGCAGGTAAAGGCCCAGATGCAGCCCGGCGGCTCCAGCACCCACGATACCGATACGCTTTTTCATGATGTACTCCTTATTTTTGTTGTTGATGACTGACAGCTCCAAGGTAATCAGTCACCCGCAACTAAGGAATAAACCATGGTTTAGATCGGGCTCAGGCGTAGTGAGTGGTTCGTAAATTATTGATTTTAAAGTGGTTATCGTAATTTTTTACCGGCCGGAAAAACACTCCCATGTGTTCCGGCTCGCATGAGGGGCAGGTCGTCTCATTTGATGCGGGCTGATTCGTAATGGTCAACCAGGCGAACCAGCTCGGCAAGCGAGCGTACGTTCAGCTTTTGCATAATGTTGTGCCGGTGGACCTTGGCGGTGACCTCGGCGATACCCAGCTCGCCAGCGATCTGCTTGTTCATCAGGCCCCGGACGGTCAGACGAAGCACTTGACGTTCGCGCTCAGTCAACGGGGCAAAACGGCTTTCCAGGCTGTTCCGCTCGGCACGTGCCTGGCGTCGCGCGATGTCTATCTGCAGGCCTTGGTTAATGGCGTCGAGCAGAGCCTTCTCCTCAAACGGCTTGGGCAGGAACTCGAAGGCGCCGGCCTTTATCGCCCGCACTGTCATGGGAATGTCGCCGTGTGCAGTGATAAAGACGATGGGAATGTCGTCGCTCATCGTGGCGAGTTGCTGCTGCAACTCCATTCCGGTCATTCCCGGCATGCGCATGTCTAGCACCAGGCAGCCAGGACCCTCTTGACGAGGGTGCTCGAGGAATGCCTGGGCGCTGTCAAATGTTCGCACTTCAAGCCCAGTCGAGCGCAGCAAGTTGCTGAGGGCTTCACGCATGGAGGGATCGTCGTCGACTACAAACACGGTAGGCTTGAGCGGCTTCATGGCTGAACTCCGCAGGCGGCCGGGAGCGAAATCTGGAACAAGCTGCCGGAACTGTTGCCGTCTGAGGGCAGCAGGCGCAGCTGCCCTCCATGCGCTTCGAGGATGGTCCGACAAATCGTCAGCCCCATTCCCAACCCCTGGCTCTTGGTGGTGTAGAAGGGCTCGAAGACGCGCTCACGTTGCGCCTCGGCGACCCCAATGCCGTTGTCGCCAACCAGCAAGAACAGATTGCTGCTGTCTGGGCATAGGCCGACTTTGAGGCTCAGCAATGGTGCTTCCGGGCGAGCAGTCTGGATCGCCTCGATGGCGTTGAGCAGGAGGTTGAGCACAACCTGCTGCAGTTGCACCCGGTCGGCCAGTACTGCAGGAAGTCCAGAAGGAAGTTCAGTCTCCAAAGCAATACCCTGCATCAGCAGGGTTTCTCGCACGTAGCCCAGCACGTCGCTTCCCAAAGCAGCCAGATCCAATGGTTCCTGGTGCACTTCGCCGCGGCGTAGAAATTTTCGAATCCGCAGCGCCACATCGGCTGCACGCTGGCTATCGCGAATGATGCCGCCAACGCAGGACACCGCTTCCTCGTGATTGGGTGGGACGCTCTCTAGCCAGCGCCTGCAGGCATGGCTGTTGGCAATGATGGCCGTGAGCGGCTGGTTGATCTCATGGGTTATGGAGGCGACCAACTCGCCCATGGCAGTCATGCGCATTACCCGCGCCAGTTCGCTACGTGCCTGCTCCAGGGAGTATTCTGCCCGCTTGCGCTCATCGATGTCCTCAACTACGCCAATCAGCAAAGGCGGTGTGTCGCCGCTTTCTGGTATCACTGAAACGCTGGAGCGCGTCCACAGGCTGCGCCCATTCTTATGCAGGAATCGCTTTTGGTGGTGATAGGTCTTCAGTCGGCCGTCGAGGAGTTGCTGCAGGCGCAGGCCAGTGATTTCGCGGTCATCGGGGTGGGTGATATCTAATACCTGGCGGCCGACCAACTCCTCCTGACTATAACCAAGCATGCGACAAAACGCCGGATTGGCGGAGACAAAATGCCACTCGAGGTCAACCACTGCGATGCCGACGGCGGAGTTCTCGTGGATCGCCCGCCAGCGCCGTTCGGATTTCCGCTCTGCCTCGAGGCTGCGCTGCAGGGCCTGGCGACTGGAGATGAGCTCGCGGATCAGCTCGACCAGGTCGGCGTTGTGGGTTTCCAGCTCCTGCTGAAGGGCAAGGCGGGCGCGACGGGTCATCACCAGGTTGCGCACCCGGCTGAGCAGTTCTGGAATGAAGAACGGCTTGGTCACATAGTCCTGCACCAGTTCGGCCAGCAGGGTCATGCGTAGCTCTTCGTCGGCACGAGCCGAGAGCACCAGCACCGGGATCTGCATCAGCCCGGGCTCCTCGCGCATCCGTCGCACCAGTTGCTCGCCGCTAAGCTCCGGCATCATCAGGTCGGTAATGACCAGGTCCGGCGGGGGTGTTTGCCGCATCAGCGCCAGCCCTTCTTGACCATCTGCTGCGCAGGTGACCTCAAATTCGCAAGCAAGCGAGCGGGCAATCAAATGACGCATTTCCGCGTGGTCTTCCACCAGCAGCACATGCGGCCTGTCGGCTTCTGCCTGGCTGTGGGGGTGTTGCGGTATTGGATTGCTGCCATGCGACGAGGACAGCGCCGGAGTCGGCGTCTTGGTAGAGGTAAGTTGCCGGCGAACTTGGGCTTGGCTGGGCGCATGCAGTGGCATCTCCAGCTGGAATAGTGCGCCGCCACCGGGGGCATCACTGACAGTAACGGTGCCTCCGTGTAGCTCGACGAATTCTCGGGCGATCGCCAGGCCCAGTCCGCTGCCGGTCCGAGGACCACCGTAATCCTCCAGTCCCTGCTGGAACCGATCGAAGATTCGCTCGCGCAGGTCGGCGCGAATACCCGGGCCGCTGTCGCGCACGCTGAGTAGCCAGCGATCCTTACCTGCGCGCTCCACGCTGCAACTGATGCGTCCTCCATCGGGCGTGGCGTGGAAGGCGTTTGCCAACAAATTGAACACCACTTGGCCAATCTTCTCGCCATCGACCTCCGCCTTCAGCGGCTCCTGGGTCAGCACGACGCAGGCGATACGTCGCTGCCGGGCGTGCGCCTCGAAATGAGAGACCACCTCCGAAAGTAGCGCAGTGACATCCAGCCGCTCGTAAGCAAGTTGCATCTTGCCCGCGTCGACTTTAGCCAAATCGAGTAGTTCGTTAACTAGGCGCAATAGAGTTACTGCGTTGCGTCGGACGCTGGCCAGATCGTTACGCTGGCGGCTGGACAGCTCATTGCTTGCCAGCATTTCGTCCACCGGACCGAGAATCAGCGACAGCGGCGTGCGAAGCTCGTGGCTCAGGTTGGAAAAGAAACGGTTTTTCTGTGCATCCAGCTCACGGATCTGCTCCACCAGGCGCTCTAGCTCGGTGTTCTTGCGGGCTATCTCCTGCTCATATTTCTTCTTGCTGGTGATGTTCCGCCCTTCGGCGAGTAGGAAAGCCACCTCGCCCGAACTGTCGCGGACCGGAGTTAGGGAATAATCGGTGATGATCGTGCGCTCGCCGCTGGCTTCGCCGTAGACTTCCAGATCGCAGCGAATGAACTCACCTGCGGCAGCACGCTCGACGAGTTGTCGCTGCAGGCTCTGGCTCTCCTGTGACAGAGCAAACCAGCGGGCCTCCCAAAAGGGAGTGCCACGAATGTCTTCGATGCGCAGCCCGGCACCTTCAAGAGCGGGGAGATTGATTTCGAGGATGGTGCCGTCGGGATCCAGCAGCCCGGCAAAGTGATACATCCGGTCAAGGATGATCCGGGCCATTTTCTCGCTCTGGCTCTGCGCATCGTCGTCCTGACTGAAGGTCACATTGCCGACACTCAAGGCCGTTTTGGGGGGTGATTTCATGTCAGTCATCAGTTCGATTTCTCTCGATTTTGTTGTTATATGGGGAGGCTAGCTAGGTTCTATGCTAGAAGTCCAGACAGCTGGAACCGGCCCGGGGTATGGAGGCACACATGGCAGGGCACTACGAACTCCCTTGAGGCTCCTCAGGAGCTGATCACGGATCTGGTTTCCTCTGACATAAGATGGGGCGGCCCAGCAGTGATGACCGACTGGAAGTCCGGGCCAGGGCCACCGGTGATCGTCTGCAAAATTTCGGCGGCGGGGGCTGGGCTCACCCACGTATCCATTGATGATGCATCCCGACGAGCCTTCACTCGCCTGCACTCGGACCAGTAGTGCTGAGGAGCTTGCCGGACTCTGCTTCAGGGCTTGCGCTACTACCTCGTGGGTATCCGTTTTCGGCAAGTAATGACAGATCATGGCGCCTGCCACCTTGCCAGAGCACTCCAGCGGAATATGCTGACGCTTGGGGCGGCAGGCATATCCACACGAAACCCTATACAGCACGCATCAAAGGTAAGTCAGAGCGCTGCACTCAGAAATAGCGAGTATCCGTTGGCGCAGGCCAGCTGCCGTTTGCCATGCGCAGTGCCGCCACCAGTTGGGCAGACTGGTCTCCCGCTGGATTGAGCAAAAGTCCGGCCAGACGCCGTTGATATCCCACTGCAGCAGCTTCGGGCGCGTGCCGGCGTAGTTGCGAAACAGGTAGATGCTGCCGTCGCAGGGCGATCGACCTAGCGCCTGCTGGATGCACAGGGATAGGCCATTGATGTCTCGAATGCCCAGGCACTTCTGGATCAGGTTCGCATCCCCGGAAAGCAAGGCCGACCTCACAAGCGCTGCCGATGGTTACTCGGCGTTCGGAGCGTTACTGGATCGCTCCTGCAATACAGGGTTTCGTTGCACGACAGGCTGACGGTAGCTTGCCGGCGCTATCGATATGGGGTTTCGCTGCACACTTGTGGCGCGAGCAACCTCCGGCTGCCCTCTGTAATATGTGGCCCTTGGGCAAGCAATTCGCTCTTTACCAGTCTTTGCTGAGCTCGATCAACTGGTCGACCACATAACGGACCTTGGGTCTCAGGTGCGAGGTCTTCGGCCATAGTGCGTAGATGTCCACCGGATCCGGTTCCAGTTCGGCCAGCACCTCCACCAGTCGTCCGTCAGTTATGTGCTGGCGGAACAGGTAGAGCGGCATCTGGCACAAGCCCAGACCGGCCAGGGTGGCGTCGATCATGGCGGCGCCATCGCTGAACTGGTGGGTGGAGGGCGGGGCAAAGCGGATGTTCTGGCCCTCGCTGCAAAGGCGCCAGGACAAGGGCAATCCACGCCTGAAGCCAACGATGCAGTCATGCCGCTCCAGGCTGTGTAGCCCGTCGGGATAGCCCTGTCTCGCAAGGTATTCGGGAGAGCCGCAGATGACCCAGCGCTGGCTTGCCAACTTGCGCGCCACCAGATTGCTCTGGTCGCCGATTTCCCCGAAGCGGATCATCAGGTCGACACCTTCCTCGATGGGATCGATCAGGTGATCGCTGAAGGAGAGGCTCAACTTCAGACGCGGAAACTGTTTGGCCAGTGACAGCAGCATCGGCATGATCACCTGCCGACCGAAGGCCACCGGCATGTCCACGCGCAAGCGGCCGGCTGGCTCGTTGGCCCTAGGGCCGAGGCTGTCTTCGGCGCCCTTGATTTCATCCAGTGCCGCCGCGCAGGCGGCGAAATAGGCCTCGCCGTCGGCGGAGAGGCGAATGCGCCGGGTCGTGCGGTGGAACAACTGGGTTCCCAGCCGTTCCTCCAGCCTGGAGATTGCCTTGCCCACCGCCGACTTGGAGACGCCAAGATGCTCTGCGGCCTCGGTGAAACTGGAGGAGCGGGCGGCGGTGACGAAGGTGATGACTCCGTTCAGCGATTCGATCTGCATCATTCGGCTTTCTTATGTTGACTTATTTTCTACTCAGTTAAGAGTTTTTGCCTGTTTATCTGAATCTTTGTCGACTATAGCATGATCCCCCATCTGGATTGGCGCCTTGGAACAAGGGCCACCATTCGATAGCCCCACCTACCACCGGAGTCATCAATGACCACTGCAGACAAGCAGAAGCACGCCCTGATCCTTGGCGCATCGCGAGGCCTCGGCCTCGGGCTGGTTCAGAAATACCTGGAGCAAGGCTGGAAAGTCTTGGCGACCGAGCGTGCTCCGGGGCCGGACACTCATCTGGGACAACTGGCCGAGAAATTCTCTCAGGCACTGCGTGTGGAGCAGCTCGACATCAATGACCAGAAGCAGATCGAACAGCTTGCCGAGAAGCTGAAAGGTGCCACTTTCGATCTGCTGTTTGTGGTCGCCGGTGTGAGCGACGATCCGCAGCAGCTGTCCAGCCAGATCAGCAACGACGAGTTTGCCCACCTGATGCTGACCAATGCCCTCAGCCCCATGCGAGCGCTCGAAGCCTTCAGTGCCAATGTTCCGGCCGAGGGGGTCGTGGCCGTCATGTCTTCCGCCCTGGGTAGCGTCAGCACCAACACTGAAGGTGGCTACGAGTCCTATCGGGCCAGCAAGGCCGCACTGAACTCGCTGCTGCGCAGTTTCAGCGCGCGCAAGAAGGATGAGCGGACCTACATTGCCATGATGCCGGGCTGGGTACGCACTGACATGGGAGGCCCAGACGCTCCCGTCGAGATCGAGGACAGCACCGATGGCATGGCCAAGGCCATTGCCGCACGCCAGGGTAACGCTGGCGTGTTCTTCATCGACTTCCAGGGCAACGAAATCGCCTGGTGATGGCTATGGTGGCGGGCATTTCCCGCCCGCCTCTGCAAGGACGTTGTCCGGAAACGATCCGCCAAGTATGCTCGCGTGCCTACTTGGCCCGGCATGAAGAAACGCGGTCTAAATGTCCGGCAGGGTGAATACATGAAGGTCTTTGTCACTGGCGTCACGGGCTACATCGGCGGTTCCGTTGCAATGCGACTGCTTGAGGCGGGACATTCGGTGCGTGGCCTGGCACGAAATGAGGGACAGTTCGACGCCCTGCGCGCCCTCGGTATCGAGCCCGTACATGGCAGTCTCGACGATACTCAACTGCTGATGCGTGAGGCGCGAGCCGCTGACGCCGTCATCAATGCAGCCAGCAGCGATCACCGTGGCGCGGTGGAGTCGCTGCTCGCGGCGCTCGCCGGGAGCAGCAAGGCGCTTCTGCACACCAGCGGCTCCAGCGTTGTGGGGGATGCGGCAGCAGGCACCCGGCTCAATGGCAAGGTCTACGACGAGCGTACGCCCCTTGATGTCATGCCGGAGAAGTCCGCACGCCACGCTCTGGATACTCTCGTCTGCCAAACCGAGGGCGTGCGGGGCATCGTACTGTGCAACAGCCTAATCTATGGCCGGGGCAGAGGCTTGCAGCGGGACAGCGTGCAGGTTCCGGCTCTGGTCAGCCAGGCGCAGGAAAGCGGTGTGGTCCGGACGGTCGGGCCGGGCCTCAATCGCTGGTCGACCATTCATGTCGAGGACATGAGCGACCTTTACCTGCTGACGCTTGAGCAGGCGAAGGGGAGGGGATTCTATTTCGTCGAGAACGGCGAATCGTCCTTTGCCGAGATAGCCCAGTCTATCGCCCGGCGCCTCGGCATTTCTCGTATCGAGCAATGGACCGAAGCGGAAGCGACCAGCTACTGGGGGCTCAACAAAGCGCGCTATTCGCTCGGCTCAAACAGCCGCGTGCACGCCACTCGTGCGCGCGAGGAAATGGGCTGGAAGCCCCGTCACCAGTCGGTCATCCAATGGATTGTAGAAAACCTCTGACCGGCGCCGCCTGAATCCCGTTTCAATAAATGCGCCGCGCCACGGGACCTGAATCATTCACCACGGACAACGAAGGCAAACTATGAGCGATGTAATCGTCAATATTTTCAATCTGAGCCTCGAGCCTCAAAACTTCCCGGCCTTTGAGTCGCTGGTCTCGGAGATCGTTGAAGCCACCCGCCAAGAACCTGGCACCTTGACCTACGAGTACAGCGTGAGTAGCGACCAGCGTTCGGTTCACATCATCGAACGCTATCACTCCGAAGGGTTGGTCTCGCATATCGACCAGACCTTCGCCCTTTTTTCAAAGCGCTTCCTTGACCTGGTTACGGTCACCGGCCTGGTTGTCTATGGCAACCCGGACGCCAAGGCACGTAAACGCCTAGATGAATTCGGTGCGATCTATATGACCCCGTTCGACGGCTTCACTCGCTGAGTGATGCGGGGCAGGGCGGACACTACCTGGCTTGTTGAAGCAGATTTTTTCTAGCCTCGATCAAGGCTCGTCACTGAGCATCAATCGGGGGCATTTGCAAAGCCGCAGGGTTGTTGCTGTGGGAGCCTCAATTCTGCGGGTTTGCTTCTCCTCCTCAAGGCCTCCAGCGCGAAACGTCAAGAGGGCTTAGACCATCAAGACCCAGGATGGTGAAGATTTCCACGACGCGCTTCCCGGTTGATCGCAATGCTGCTCCGCTTAGGTGAGCAGCATTGCACCACAGGTCTTCTACGGTAAATTACATCCAGATGTGACGTAGAAAGCCCGCATCACAACCAGGTTCCGCCCTGGCGTTCATCCGGCTCGTTGAGATCGCTAGCGTCGAAGCCGTGGATCCAATCGAGGTGATGCAGCATGGCATCATGTGAGGCAAGACGTGCATCGCGCCGATCCCTCTCTTCACCCGGTGGCAAGTGCAACATATCGCCAGTGGTCACGGACGCATACACAACCTTGCGCGCCCGGCCACGACGCAGTCGCTCGTAACGTTCAAAGGTTTCTGCAATCGACGCGGAACCCGCAGCGGCAATGCAGTCAGCAAGGACCACGGCATCCTCGATCGACTGGTTGGCACCCTGTCCATGGTGCGGTACTAGGGAATGTGCGGCATCACCGAGCAGCGTTACCCGACCTTTGCTCCAGCGGCCAAGGGTCATACGATAAACCATTCCCCACCGCTGATTGACTGTCTTCAATGTGTTCGAAGCGATCATCTCGACGAGAGCAGGATGCCAGTCCTTGAAGAGGCGTAGCTGTTCGCCGTCGTCTGTAGGCGCGGTCGACTGTTTTAGTGGCCAGGTCGTCGGAGTGCGTTCTACGAGAAAGAAATTGATGTCTCCTTTCCTGTCTCCGCCGATCGGGTAGTGAAGACAGTGGCCGGACTCACCCATCCAGAATTGAATGGCGGTCGGATCAGGCATGCTCGGTAGTTTATCGATTGGAACAATCCCACGAAAAGCTGTGTACCCCGCGTATATGTAATCCTCATAGCCGAGCATCAAATTCCGTACGGTGGAACGCACTCCGTCAGCACCGATTACTATATCAGCTTCCGCTTTGCTGCCATCCTTGAAATGTAGCACTACCTGTTCGCCAGTATCATCGATATTTACTAGGCGTTTATTCAGGTGGATGCGTTCCATACCCACCTTGGTGGAGAGAATCCTTTGCAACTCGGCCCGGTGGATGCCGAGATAGGGGCCGCCGAAAAGGTCTCGATACGCCTGCCCCCCGGCGTGCCTGCCGATTTCACGGCCAGTTTTTCCGTCCCGGTAGATCAAAGCAGAAATTTCAAACGCAGCCTCGTCGAACTCCTCGCCCAAACCCCAGTGGTTGTAATAAAAACGCGTGGCATTGGCGGATAATGCGACCGCGGCACCAACCTCACGCAATTCCTCCGCTTGCTCGTATATATCAACGTCGATACCGTGGTGGCGCATCGCAATCGCAAAGGTCAAGCCACCGATACCGCCGCCGACCACAG harbors:
- a CDS encoding LysR family transcriptional regulator; amino-acid sequence: MMQIESLNGVITFVTAARSSSFTEAAEHLGVSKSAVGKAISRLEERLGTQLFHRTTRRIRLSADGEAYFAACAAALDEIKGAEDSLGPRANEPAGRLRVDMPVAFGRQVIMPMLLSLAKQFPRLKLSLSFSDHLIDPIEEGVDLMIRFGEIGDQSNLVARKLASQRWVICGSPEYLARQGYPDGLHSLERHDCIVGFRRGLPLSWRLCSEGQNIRFAPPSTHQFSDGAAMIDATLAGLGLCQMPLYLFRQHITDGRLVEVLAELEPDPVDIYALWPKTSHLRPKVRYVVDQLIELSKDW
- a CDS encoding FAD-dependent monooxygenase gives rise to the protein MNEKETNKIRRIAVVGGGIGGLTFAIAMRHHGIDVDIYEQAEELREVGAAVALSANATRFYYNHWGLGEEFDEAAFEISALIYRDGKTGREIGRHAGGQAYRDLFGGPYLGIHRAELQRILSTKVGMERIHLNKRLVNIDDTGEQVVLHFKDGSKAEADIVIGADGVRSTVRNLMLGYEDYIYAGYTAFRGIVPIDKLPSMPDPTAIQFWMGESGHCLHYPIGGDRKGDINFFLVERTPTTWPLKQSTAPTDDGEQLRLFKDWHPALVEMIASNTLKTVNQRWGMVYRMTLGRWSKGRVTLLGDAAHSLVPHHGQGANQSIEDAVVLADCIAAAGSASIAETFERYERLRRGRARKVVYASVTTGDMLHLPPGEERDRRDARLASHDAMLHHLDWIHGFDASDLNEPDERQGGTWL
- a CDS encoding NAD-dependent epimerase/dehydratase family protein, encoding MKVFVTGVTGYIGGSVAMRLLEAGHSVRGLARNEGQFDALRALGIEPVHGSLDDTQLLMREARAADAVINAASSDHRGAVESLLAALAGSSKALLHTSGSSVVGDAAAGTRLNGKVYDERTPLDVMPEKSARHALDTLVCQTEGVRGIVLCNSLIYGRGRGLQRDSVQVPALVSQAQESGVVRTVGPGLNRWSTIHVEDMSDLYLLTLEQAKGRGFYFVENGESSFAEIAQSIARRLGISRIEQWTEAEATSYWGLNKARYSLGSNSRVHATRAREEMGWKPRHQSVIQWIVENL
- a CDS encoding putative quinol monooxygenase — protein: MSDVIVNIFNLSLEPQNFPAFESLVSEIVEATRQEPGTLTYEYSVSSDQRSVHIIERYHSEGLVSHIDQTFALFSKRFLDLVTVTGLVVYGNPDAKARKRLDEFGAIYMTPFDGFTR
- a CDS encoding SDR family NAD(P)-dependent oxidoreductase, whose amino-acid sequence is MTTADKQKHALILGASRGLGLGLVQKYLEQGWKVLATERAPGPDTHLGQLAEKFSQALRVEQLDINDQKQIEQLAEKLKGATFDLLFVVAGVSDDPQQLSSQISNDEFAHLMLTNALSPMRALEAFSANVPAEGVVAVMSSALGSVSTNTEGGYESYRASKAALNSLLRSFSARKKDERTYIAMMPGWVRTDMGGPDAPVEIEDSTDGMAKAIAARQGNAGVFFIDFQGNEIAW
- the tnpB gene encoding IS66 family insertion sequence element accessory protein TnpB — encoded protein: MIQKCLGIRDINGLSLCIQQALGRSPCDGSIYLFRNYAGTRPKLLQWDINGVWPDFCSIQRETSLPNWWRHCAWQTAAGLRQRILAISECSALTYL